One region of Amphiprion ocellaris isolate individual 3 ecotype Okinawa chromosome 9, ASM2253959v1, whole genome shotgun sequence genomic DNA includes:
- the LOC111577068 gene encoding NF-kappa-B inhibitor delta, with the protein MHFDKSPKEKPCCTLPTVKKLLEQKRRRETSSVPPSCPAASTSPVPPATVSQLSSSEPFTCTGAASSYSDMAVSYEQWPPAPESTLSYYSSHPGPSYATGYNLPVTPDYSTQQQVPGFVDTMTPTYDCQMAITDPSVASSWSPLGPGQSSQLSFCPSLDATKLEEARMLLSGMDYSRTTCQDEDGDTILHIYTAKGLRECAFAAAERLRDVGRLDAKEHKGKTALLVAVTANQPEIVQDLLSLGADINACDVKGQTALHLAAHYGFPRVLQAILSRRPVVNLEARNFEGMTPLHCAAISHGVTMKALSATGLADVNLQTKAAEKLSCVQMLLSEGASLLSQEIKSNKTVLHLAVKEGNIDLVRYLLRIPLPNMKDFVNMKAHGHTALHMAAGLHGNPHQEEILQLLLSRGADPSIRNLENDQPAHLLQSGLQGEQLKLMLKKRSASSRRRIMSLQDQE; encoded by the exons ATGCACTTTGATAAGT CGCCAAAAGAGAAGCCGTGTTGCACTCTGCCCACAGTGAAGAAACTCTTGGAGCAGAAGAGAAGACGTGAGACGTCCTCGGTGCCACCTTCCTGCCCTGCTGCCAGCACAAGTCCTGTCCCTCCAGCTACTGTTTCA CAGTTGTCTTCATCAGAGCCATTTACCTGTACAG GTGCAGCAAGCAGCTACTCAGACATGGCAGTGAGCTATGAGCAGTGGCCTCCAGCCCCTGAGTCGACACTCAGCTACTACAGCAGCCACCCAGGACCCAGCTACGCTACCGGCTACAACCTCCCTGTGACACCCGACtacagcacacagcagcaggtcCCGGGATTTGTCGACACAATGACTCCGACATAC GACTGTCAAATGGCCATCACAGATCCCAGCGTGGCCTCGTCTTGGTCACCTCTGGGTCCAGGTCAGAGCTCACAGCTGAGTTTTTGTCCATCGCTGGATGCCACGAAGCTGGAGGAGGCAAGGATGCTGCTCAGCGGGATGGACTACAGCAGAACCACCTGCCAGGACGAAGACGGAGACAC CATCCTGCACATCTACACTGCCAAGGGACTCAGGGAGTGTGCCTTCGCTGCTGCAGAGAGGCTCAGGGATGTAGGGAGGCTGGATGCCAAAGAACACAAGGGGAAG ACTGCTTTACTGGTGGCTGTGACGGCAAACCAGCCAGAGATTGTGCAAGATCTGCTGTCATTAGGAGCAGATATCAACGCCTGTGATGTTAAAGGACAAACTGCCCTTCATCTGGCTGCTCACTATGGATTCCCCAGGGTTCTGCAG GCAATTCTGTCCAGAAGACCAGTTGTCAACCTGGAAGCCCGCAATTTTGAAG GCATGACTCCTCTGCACTGTGCAGCCATTTCTCACGGTGTCACCATGAAGGCTTTGTCTGCCACTGGGTTGGCAGATGTTAATCTTCAGACCAAGGCTGCGGAGAAACTCTCCTGTGTGCAGATGCTGCTCAGCGAAGGGGCATCCCTACTCAGTCAG GAAATCAAAAGCAACAAGACAGTGCTTCACTTGGCTGTAAAGGAGGGGAACATTGACTTGGTGCGTTATCTGCTGAGGATTCCCCTGCCAAACATGAAAGACTTTGTCAACATGAAA GCTCATGGTCACACAGCTTTACACATGGCAGCTGGTCTCCACGGTAACCCCCACCAGGAGGAGATCCTGCAGCTGTTGCTGAGCAGAGGAGCTGATCCCAGCATCCGCAACCTGGAGAACGACCAGCCAGCTCACCTGCTGCAGAGCGGCCTGCAGGGAGAGCAG CTGAAGCTCATGCTGAAGAAACGGAGCGCTTCCTCTCGTCGGCGTATCATGTCCTTGCAGGACCAGGAATGA